The stretch of DNA ACAATACTATCTTGAGGAAGATCTTTAAGCAACCATTCTATGAAACTTAGTAGATATGCAAAAAGATAACGAAAAATTTTGTAATTTTGTGCAATACACTACTAAAATTTCAATTTATAAAAATTTTATGTTTGTCATTAATACTAAAAATTTCAGTAATGCTGCAAAAGCGCGGCATAAATTTACGATGCACGCGTCCCGTCGCCAAATGTGGAGACAGCAACTTCCGCGTACACAAAAAATTATTGTGTTATTCACTACATTTTTTATCTTGCCAATATTAGCAACAAGCGCAAGGGCTGAAAATTCAAATCGTCAAGCGATCGCCTTCCAGAATAATACACCTGAACAAGCAGGAATCACGCATCCGCCAGAAATGGCTTTTGTCCCAAGAAGACAGGTACCATTAAATCTTGTCCTAGAAACTGGGGCAGGAATATTGCTGTTGTGCGGACTGATCGCAGCTTACTTAGCAAATCGCACGCAAATGCCACTAACAACGGCAACCAAACCTCAAAACACGACATCATCCAAAACAAACAATCTAGCCTTAGCGCCAAGATCCACAACACCGCTACTTCCCAATACGACTGAGCCAATACAAGACGAGATCGCGCAAGCAGAACTCATAAAAGAAGTAACATTACAGTTACAAAAAGCCTTTGATGCGGAAGATTTATACAAAACCGCAGTCAAAGCAATTCGTCGCGCGATCCGCAGCGATCGCGTGGTGATTTATCAACTCGACACCAACACGTGGCAAGGAAACATTGTCGCCGAATCGGTCGCCCCAGGATTGCCACAAACTTTACACGTCAAAATCAGCGATCCGTGCCTGCACGATCGCCATGTGGAATTGTATCAACAAGGGCACGTGCGCGCGATTAACGATATCTACCACGAACCCGAATTAACCGACTGTTACATCAAGCTACTCGAACAATTCGCCGTCAAAGCAAACTTAGTCGCGCCCATCGTGCAAAATGACGTGTTATTTGGGTTACTGATTGCGCATCAGTGCGATCGCCCGCGAATTTGGCAGCAAAATGAGATTAGCTTATTTTCGCGTCTAGCAACGCAAGTCGGTTTTGCTATTAATCAAATTGATCTAACATGAAGAATTCGCAACCAATCGTTAGTTTAATTCAAGCTCAGTCTTACGAGCGAACCTTGTTACGTGCTGCTGTAGAAGAATTATTACAGCCTTGGGGAGGGCTAAAGGGTTTTATCAAACCTGGCGATCGCGTGTTACTCAAACCGAATTTACTCACAGGTTCGCGCCCTGATAAAGAATGCACAACGCGTGCTGAGTTAGTTTACACCATAGCGCAGATGGTGATGGATCTTGGGGGTAAGCCATTTTTAGGCGATAGCCCTGCATTTGGGAGTGCTAAAGGTGTGGCGATCGCCAACGGCTATCAACCGTTAATTTCTGAACTGAATTTGCCTATTGTAGACTTTCACGGGCAACGCTATCAAACAGTCAGTCAAGAGTTTAACCACTTGCTGCTGTGTAAAGAAGCAATGGAAGCGGATGTCGTCATTAATCTACCCAAGGTGAAATCGCACAGCCAACTTACGTTAACCCTCGGCGTGAAAAATCTCTTTGGCTGCGTTCCAGGAAAGATGAAAGCTTGGTGGCATATGGAAGCTGGAAAAGATCTTAACCGCTTTGCCCAAATGCTTGTCGAAACTGCGCGGACAATTAACCCAGATTTAACAATTATTGATGGCATTATCGGTCATGAAGGCAATGGTCCTAGTGGAGGCGAACCACGACAATTAGGCGTACTTGGTGCAGCGACAAACGTCTTTGCACTCGATCGCGCGATCGTCGATATATTGCAAGTGACACCTCAAAGCGTACCTACAATTGCGGCTCAAGCACGTCTTGGATTGTGTGCAGATACAACTCAAATTCACTTTCCGCTTTTACAACCTACCACGTTGCAGGTAGACGATTGGAAATTACCCGATGCGCTTGTGCCAATTGATTTTGGCATGCCGCGGATCATTCAGTCTACGTTTAAACATCTCTATATCCGCTGGATTCA from Chroococcidiopsis sp. TS-821 encodes:
- a CDS encoding GAF domain-containing protein encodes the protein MFVINTKNFSNAAKARHKFTMHASRRQMWRQQLPRTQKIIVLFTTFFILPILATSARAENSNRQAIAFQNNTPEQAGITHPPEMAFVPRRQVPLNLVLETGAGILLLCGLIAAYLANRTQMPLTTATKPQNTTSSKTNNLALAPRSTTPLLPNTTEPIQDEIAQAELIKEVTLQLQKAFDAEDLYKTAVKAIRRAIRSDRVVIYQLDTNTWQGNIVAESVAPGLPQTLHVKISDPCLHDRHVELYQQGHVRAINDIYHEPELTDCYIKLLEQFAVKANLVAPIVQNDVLFGLLIAHQCDRPRIWQQNEISLFSRLATQVGFAINQIDLT
- a CDS encoding DUF362 domain-containing protein yields the protein MKNSQPIVSLIQAQSYERTLLRAAVEELLQPWGGLKGFIKPGDRVLLKPNLLTGSRPDKECTTRAELVYTIAQMVMDLGGKPFLGDSPAFGSAKGVAIANGYQPLISELNLPIVDFHGQRYQTVSQEFNHLLLCKEAMEADVVINLPKVKSHSQLTLTLGVKNLFGCVPGKMKAWWHMEAGKDLNRFAQMLVETARTINPDLTIIDGIIGHEGNGPSGGEPRQLGVLGAATNVFALDRAIVDILQVTPQSVPTIAAQARLGLCADTTQIHFPLLQPTTLQVDDWKLPDALVPIDFGMPRIIQSTFKHLYIRWIQEPMRAYTNAVGK